The DNA region AGTGGGAAGTTTTATATTTACAGCATTGTGTTCACTTTTACTCCGTCAATAAAATAGTTTATAATCTATATAACTTTGGTGCAACAAATGCAAACAGAGTGTTTTTGAGAGATGTTTTTAGTGGATCACGGTTGTAACATCTATCTTCCTTTAAAACATCACATTTATCAACTCAAAATCTCTTGCTCTCACTAATCCTTTGTTTCTTTGTTCTTCAGGTTTACTCAGACTTTGCTGCATCTTCTTAAGGGGAATATCGGCACTGGGCTGCTCGGTCTTCCCTTAGCAGTGAAGAATGCTGGGATAGTGGTGCGTAACATCTAAACTTATGTTGTGGTGTTGCCTTAGCTCAGTTTGTGGAACATCAAATTTAAGGGCTTGTTTCAAGTGGAAAACACAGAGTGATAAAATGTACATTGAATGCAATGTACAAAACTTTACTACATCACTCTTTTTATATAAGCGCCTCACAGTGCATGAATGTGAATGTTTGTGATAGGCTTATAAAAGCAAAAAGGCGAATTGGGGTTTTGCTCAACAAACTTCTGTATTAGGCAAAACGGATCACACATCAGGTCTGCTTTAGGTCTTTTGAGTGTGCTTCATTAAATGAAGAGATGTTTAAttcaaaatgatttttaagaagaTACCAAAGTTAAGCTTAATTGAAAGCCATCGCATATGCaaattgatattttaaagttttattaatttactttttcttactgaCATCTGGATACTAAAATAGAATAAAAATGCCACAGATAAAAACTAAGTAGGTTAGCTGAATACCTTAATCCTTAAGTGGCGCTGTCCCGCTCACGGGACACCTAAGTTTACGTCAATATTTTCTATATAAATGTTATGTATATcacaacaaactatatattgttggaaaggtctaagcctctagaatacatatatcaacagtgttttataaaataaattatgtagggagagtaattgattcaattttaaagagagtgtgcctcaaaacatttatatcctATAAGAAATGTCACTGTCCCGCCAGCGGGATGCCTACATCtacttcagtgttttgcatgtgaattcttatccaatcatgacaaactatagatcatttgaaagctctaagagtgtagatTTCATTTATCATCACTATTTTGGTAAAGGTATGACATAGTGAGAGGTATTTTCTAATATGCCACAGGTATACAGGTGGGCCCACGTTGTTGTTATATATTTGTAACACTAATACCCTGTTCCAAACCTAaacaatcatgacaaactatatatcactggaaagctataagagtgtagttttcatattttatcacAATTTTGGGAAAATAATGATgtagtgagagtcagtttctaaaatgtcacaCTGCCACAGTTGGActcaatttgtttttacatatgtatAGCACTAATACCCTGTTCTAAACCTAAACAATCTTGAccaactatatattgttggaaagctctaggtgtgtagttttcatatttcattgcCATTTTGGGAGAATTGTGACGTAatgagagtcagtttctaaaatgtcacgGGGCCACAGGTAGGCCTAATTTGTTTTTACGTATTTATAAGAGTAAAACCCCatcctaaacctaaaaaatcttgataaactatatatcactggaaagctctcagaatgtagttttcatatttcaaggtcatttgatgatagaaataatgtagtgacagtttttagttacatgaccccaccccccataggaatgcatataaattttatatattcataaatctaatatcatattataaatcttcaaaaatgttgacaaactatatattgttgttatttttgcagtaataataatgcagtgataGTAATTGAATAATTTGTGACACGTGTATGctgcaaaccgttgacacctagtggccgttgttggcaaaaccactaaaagtgtgacaaacacctcattttttgtgattttaacttgaaatttgctaaactgctataacaatttaattatttaatatgtTTACCTCGTTTCACCTCTGTGAAAACCCCccaagattaggcttctagaccaaaaaatgccagagttatattaatttgaagatgTATATCACAATTTCACCCCCCTAAGGggttaaattattattacatttattacattaaattagTTCACACTGCTGTTAGCAAGCGAAAGTGGTGTGACCTGTTGTCCATTTTGTTCCTTATTGCCAAACGTCACATGGATATTATTCTAAGAAACTGATTCTGAATCTGAACACGAAACCTAGTTTGAAGGGTTACTGTTTTCACTGAACTGAATTACTCCAAGTATCTCAAGCAACTTTTTCAATGCACAAGTATTGTATGTTAAATACTAAATGCCTTTTATTGTAAACTAAAGTTggtttaataataaaaagtaagttacgtggttgccttaaaattgtAAGTAAATTCagcaaaataaacttttaatttttttttttgagttgaCACATTTTTCCAagttaaattttaaaaaaaattaaggtaaCCAAGATAACTTACTTTTTATAATTAAactatattaaattataatagTTTACAGTGTAAACTTATCTTTCTAATAGAAACAAATTCACTTTTTTGTTATTAGAATAGTTTCCCGTATTCCTTAACAGGTTTGTAAATAAGTCAGACTGGTTGATGAATAAATGTTTGCTCTGTATGTTTTAGTTTTGTATGCTGTATGGTTATATACGCTGTATTGTGTGCTAACAGGCTAATTGTTATTTGGTTTGTAAGCGTGCCAGGCTGACAAACTTAAATTGTGTTCACTCTTGAGCTGTAATAAAGCCCTCATTTCTAAGCAAAGTTCATGGTGAGAGAGAGATAAGgcagtgttgctttaaaaacaaacaaacgctCTTGCACGTTGAATTATGTGGCGTTTACACGTCTGAAAAGATTAATGTAACGTTTAGTGTAAAAAACACTGCAGATTTCACattatttctgtctgtctctctttttttttcaaGCTTGGTCCGGTTAGTCTGGTGTTGATGGGTGTGGTTTGTGTTCACTGCATGCACATCCTGGTCACTTGCAGCCATCAGCTCAGCGAACGGTAAGATTTAACCAATAGCAAGCTGCGGCAGTCTCCTCAGCCAATGACATTTCAGTTGTTTAGTAAATACACACAGCCCTGATGTGATGCTTGTAAAAGTGCAGGTAGCAAACATGAGTGAGGTTTAAATCCTAACATTTTCCACAAGGTTATCTGGTTGGTTAATAAACTATGAACTCTTTCCCTACTAGGTctgtcatgattatgaaattttgctgacggttaattgtctaataaattgtgaccGTTATAATGACTAATTGTCTGTTTTAGTGTTTTGACGATTATGAtgattaattgtctgttttattgctttttacATGTAATTCTCATACATATTTTTgttcatgaaaattttttcaaacattgttgtgattatttaaatgacatattttgcaaggtttacctggcagtaaatattaatacacataacacatatttaaaagtaattatttaatgaatacatatttcaaaaacagaaaattcctgataagaaataaacacaataaagtgtctggaaaaataactgaaaataaaaatgcaatcaaaatcAACTGACTATACCAGAAAAGGTCATATTAGCACTGGCCCACATATCTGTAgtggctgcaaaaaaaaaaaaaataaattactgctgcgcccccttgtgttttttgagagatgtgcaatcattgcggtgatctaaaatcatcgcgatgagacgattatttaatcattgtgacagccctaatccctaccagcgtttttaaaaatgttaaaactaAAGTTGGGGAGCTAAAAGTCCCAACACAACAGCAGCTAATGTAGCTAGCGTTATCTaacatgttaactaatgttggCTAAAGAAGTCATTAAACTTAGGTTAACATTCTGGCACTTATATTCATGGTAATCATAACTTTGGTCCAATTTGTGTTCTTGCCTCTAGTTAGTAGATCTAGACAACACTGTAACTAGTTAGCTGTAAGCCTTACCTTTGTGCAGACGTATTTATGCTTCGTAAATGTTTGCCACATTTAACTGGGAGTGGGGCCGTCCACACTATTTTATCCATTGTATGCACCGCTCACATTTTGTTTTCGGCTTTGGGAATGAAAAGAACACAACTCTTCCATACAATCTCTCGGGGTAACTTATCTAGTGTCCGATTTACAAACGCCGCGGGCATTAATGTTTGTCGGAGGTGCTCACATAGCAAAGGTTGCTGTGATGTGTGATTGGACAATGGCCGTTTTGGGAAGGGGCCGGCGAGAGGTCAATTGACTAGATAACTCAtgaatggcagggaaagagttaaatagtAAATGTGGCTTTAGTGACAAttcatttatttcaatgcaGTGTTTTTGTGAAATAAAGACTTTAACATTGGTGTAAAACCCTTGCACAGTTTACGGTGTCAAATAAAAACTGACCAACATCTGCTCTCATTTCACGCTTGGAGTTGGTGTGTATGCATAAATGAATGTCACTTAAGTTTCACATGACTGTAGCCACATGGAGGCAAAATTTTGCTCTCTTTGAAACAGATCTGGAATTCTGAAGCCACCTTGTACCCGGGTCATTTCAAAGACAGCAAAGCAAATGTACAGACTGTCACAGACAGACTTTGAACTTGTTCTCTGAAGAAAGAGACTCTCATAACCATGTGTGGCATTTGAAATATTCCTCAGATGAGAGAACTATTCCTGATGGGAAGTTTGGAAAACTTATCTTGTTATGCATATGGTTTAGAATGGAATgtgcaattaaaaaaaatctgataaacTTTTGCAGCCAAAGTTTTGAGCACACATTCTGCATTCTGAACGCAGTAGTTTCTCATCTGGGAATTTGTCTGTGAGTTCACACTTTGAAATGAGCTGCATTCATTGCCTCTTCAAACACGATCAAAGGACACTCCCTCAGGTCTGACTGAAGAAAACAGGAGgatgatgtgtttgtgtgtgggcATACTCACCCCCATGTAAATGAGTTTATACTGTAGACCTCTACTGCTTATATGTAAAGCATGTACAAATATATAAAGATAACATTTAACACCTGATGTATGCTGAAAATACCACcgcttttcaatattttactatgttcttacctcaactttgactaattaatacacacctatcttttttcaatgcgtgcacttttaatctttgtacagcgtcgtgaatatgttagcatttatcctagccacattcattccttaggatccataCAGCCATACAgctgaatttaaaagccaccaaacacttccatgttttccctttttaaagactgttacatgagtagttacacgagtaagtatggtggcacaaaataaaacttttgtttggagccataggaatgaatggggctaggctaaatgctaacacattcacgatgcgctgtacaaagattaaaagtgcacgcattgaaaaaagataggtatgaaTTGTATGAACATAGTAAAATCTTGAAAacctgtggtgttttcctttaagagaaatgttttaaaaagatgtaaaggcacaatatgcaaAACATTGCATTGAAATATCCAAAAACTACTAGCACGGTGTTATACTGCATTGTCCCGAATATAAGACAACCCTGATTATAAGACCCCCCCACGTGTACCTTTTGGTTAAATGCTTTTTAATGACAAACTCTTGTCTATTATAAAGAAAATGCTTTAACTAAGACCCACGctttgttttgtctttttgttcagatttcttccagctattttggggttaggaagaaccaataaataaaatactattttctttgaacatgaagcagtataattgtccatgtttgtgtacaacagaaTTATGTATTATAGGGCTGGGTAAAAATATCGATTCATCAATGCATTGCAATTATTTGTTTCTCAATTCAATATCGATTCATCAAATCCTATGAATCGATTCAGCCCCCCCGGCCAGTGGCGGCGCTGTGGGCAACACTCTAGTGAGAGCGTTCAGCGTTGTACAAGGCGCTATATAGAAAGATAAAACagaaagatcaaagatggcaAACAGCAGCACTTCTTTCAAGCCTGCACCATCAACGTGATCAAACATTAGCAGAGGTGGAAAgaaacgaattacatttactcacgttactgtaaatgagtagttttttgtgtacttttacttttttgagtagtttaGCAATACAAaaattacaaccttactatagtaaTTGTATTTACAagctgctgaccaccttcaaaagtgcataactcacatgtaaaatcattaaataattccataaatgtttcttagtttaaaaaagctttttattttattaactttttgttattgcactttaattgtaaagatgttcctacaattaaaaataactagtttgagatttatattcccttgtcgtttttgaactatactaaaatcctccacctctccccgctgtaaaaaaaagtaacttttactctgagtaaagttaaaatgatttactttttacttgagtagatttttagaccagtaactttacttttacttaagtaaaatagtTTATACTTTTCCCACCTCTGAACATTAGTAATACTAcacacattatttaaaaatatactcaGGTCCTTAATTGCTTGTGTATTTACTTATTATTGAATCGATATCGAAGGAAGTAAATCAATATTGAATTGAATCgaatcgaattgaatcgaagcatcaagaatcgaaatcgaatcgaatTGTGAAATTGCtaacaatacccagccctatctAAAAGTATAATTTCTCTTATTAGAAGCTAGACTAATGTTTGCCAGTTATTAAGATGGCTGTTGTAGTTTAAATAGGGGTAGTGAAAtaattagctttgacaaaaacagcataaaacaatgttatgttacatattgtaaacttttttgttatgtgTACTAAAGTgattaaataagttaaattctcaatgagtgtgatatgGCTCTTATTtacccctttaaatgtaaattaaagcaTCTTACAGTGCACTTTTGTTGttatgcagttttaaaatacaACATATGAACATGTCTGGATGTAGAAAAAGCCTACTTGGACATGTTACAATGCACTAATTTTGTTGTATGCAGTTTGAAAATACATGTTTGTAGAAAAAGCCTATTGTacaatgcactgattttgttgttatggagtttaaatatatgaaaattAAGTCATAATCACTGATATATCTTCGGCCCCTTATATGAGATGCTTTTCATGAACTGGCCCCCATGACAAACTAACTGAATATCCCTGCTCTAGTGAGAGCGTTCAACATTGTACAAGAAACGCTTTACCAAAACACGCTTTACCAAAACAGCAAGATGGCAAACAGCAGCTGCACTCCGTTCAAGTCTGCACCAAAagctaaaattaaaatataggcTACTCAGGTACTTAATTACTTGTGTATCTACTTATTATTGAATCGATATTGAAGCAAACAAATCAATATCGAATTGAATCgaatcgaattgaatcgaagcctcaagaatcggaatcgaatcgaattgTGAAATTCCtaacaatacccagccctaatgtattatggtgcaaacaacaacaaaaaaatgtgatgtccacgtatCTAGGTCTTAGGGGGTTAATTTACTTTTCATGATACTTTTCATAAGTCAAAGGGGACCAGTTTGGTTCCCCACATTcttcaataatttttttgtggCCTACCATATATAACCTGCTATCTAGCTGGATTTAATAACAATTGGCCTATTTTGTCCATCTCACTGTGAAATACACACATAGcatattaaaggcggggtgcacgatttttgagAAACACTTTGGGAAAGTGAGtcggccgagtaccaaaacacttgtagccaatcagcagcaaggggcatgtctactaaccaacaccgttgcctgggttgcttatgtgtggggtgggtctatcaaatgaaggtccagattctattggggtagaggtgttttttttttaggtaattttatgtcaacattggcttaaaaaaaatgaaaatctttGGGATATTCGTGAAAATATGTTATATTATGTTTCTAACCAACCCTCGACCCAAGCAAGAAAACTTGCCtttataaagaaaaaagaaaaccacTGAAGATTTATGTGTTATCTTGTGTGGtcttttttatttccttttagttttttactttttgaaaaCATTTTGGATTGCTTTGCTCATCGGGAATATTTGCCTGTTTTCTCACAGGTTTAAACGGCCTCCCCTCGGTTATAGTGACACAGTCGCTGTTGCCATGGAGACGAGTTCGTCCCAGTGCCTGAGGAAAGGTGCTCATTTTGGGAGGTGAGCTATCCCATTATGTAGTTTATTGGCATGACAGGAGCAGTCACCCGTGTTTATGTATGTGGCAGGGAGGGCATGTTGAATATATTCATCAGTATGCACAGACACGGGATGATGTGTGGAGACCTCATGACCTGAATCCTTAAAGAGTCTCACCGGGAAATGTTTGCTTCATTATCTGAATAAATAGTAATAGCTCACtgcaataataaatatatatatttatatatatgatTCGAGAAGGTCATTATGTTGCACAAATCTATTTTCCCATTTATAAAAACACTTCATTGCATTTtaataggattttttttttcctaTGTCTACCTAAGATTGTTTGAATTTGGgataaacaaaaacaagacaaatctTTTTATCACCAGTTGTACCCCAAATTAACATTTAGATATTATGTTTATGTTATAATCATAGTTTCCCATTTTCTTTCTAGACAGTTGGTGAATTTCTTCCTGGTTTTGACCCAGCTGGGCTTCTGTAGCGTATACTTTGTGTTCCTGGCAGAAAATATCAAACAGGTACAGCAAAataccagccaatcagaattcTGCTCCAAACACAACAGCCAATCAGTCTCTCGCATCGCATATTTTTTGTCTAGGTGATGGAAGGTGCCATTTCAAACACATCAATGGAGACTGTGATGTTATACTCCAATAGCTCTGAGTTGGGCGCCATTTCTTCGGATCCACCCTCCGTCGCCGTGGTGATAGGGCTGGACCTGCGGCTATATATGGTCTTCCTCCTTCCGTTCATCATCGTCCTGACCTTCATCAGAGACCTGAGGAACATGGCCGCTCTCTCCGCCATAGCCAACCTGTGCATGGCGGTCAGCATCTTTCTGATCTTCACATACATCCTTTATGTAAGTGTGTTATTTACTTCTTTATTCATCTATTGATATCATATAAAACATTTGATATCCATGTGCAGTATTTATCAAATTAATGTACTTTTTCTTTTGTCTTGATTGTTTGGATGGCAATCATGAAAAGTGGAGTGAAATTATAATGTAGTCTATTTAAATTGTAgtctgtttttcatcttttctctATGTAGGATTTAACCGATCCCAGACAACTGCCGTACGCTTCCACGTGGCGGAAATATCCTTTCTTCTTTGGAACGGCCATCTTTGCTTTTGAGGGAATTGGAGTGGTGAGTGTTTTATATAGGGCTGCAGCAATCGATAATAAAAATCGATAATGAAGTTGATTATCAATTAGTTGGTCTTTGATGTCACATGGTCCCGTACAACCGCCGTACAGTGCGGAAATGCGTCTGCTTTGTTATGACACTTTCATATCATAATgccatatttattttgttaataatgaATAATGTTCATTTTCATCTAGGTCTGAAGTTGAAGattaaaataagtttattaTCTGCGGCAAAATTTCGTTttgattatttatattttgacattcaaagatgttttactatttataagcttcacaaacttttttatttaaggcttaaaatatcaaaaagatCATATTAGTAAAACTCTGAAGTAGTGAATTTAGTGCCTTATTTTGAGTAATTGagtaatatttatgttttaatctgATTAGTcgattgttaaaaaaataatcaccTGATTAATCGCTTATAATGGTTAGTTGCACCCTTAGTTTTTATATAATGGAGACTGTGGGGTTAAAATGCTGTCAACATGGATATCTCACTAAGTTACATAATACATTACACAATAAATACACACAGCAcatactcatatattatgcaaaaaaaaacttttattttgtttgcgattaatcgcgattaatctttgccttgcacaatttttttttagcaataaatCTTTCTTTCTTGGTGTGTAGGTTCTTCCTTTAGAAAATCAAATGAAGGATTCAAAACGCTTCCCGCAAGCTCTTAACATTGGCATGGCTGTGATGATAGTTTTGTACGTAACCCTGGCGACGATGGGGTATCTTCGGTTTGGAGATGAGATCAAAGGAAGCATCACACTTAACCTTCCACATGGCTCTTGGTAACTATGACCGCACACAGAcatgaagtttttttttaactaagtttgggaggagcatggtcatgtaatccaaccaatcagcacACATGGCTGTCCTTCACGGCTGTCCCGTCACagttttttgcagcatccctccttCACCCCATAAATGAACTGTGGTAATTTGACACCGCTCAGGTTTTAGTTTTGATGTTTAGGGGCGAGAAAATGTCAACAGGGTACATGAGGCTGTCTCCAGGGGTCAGTCGAAATTGCTGTGGTGTGTGAATGAGTCTTAACTCTGCTGGGTGTATGTGAGCCCAaccttttaattttgttttagtGCACATGCTGTGTTTAAATTGTCTTGTTTCCAGCTCATTTTCCTATCTGCTgcctaaaaataaaatgtggcaaaATCgctaaaataaaatgcaaagcTCCCATCCATCAAATCTGAGTGTTTTACATaagttaatttatttattgcgGTAATTTATTGGAGCTTCCAGCCGTAGTGGAGTTAAATTTTGGGAAGCAATATTAAATCCTGCATCGAAGTCTTTGATGCATCGTCTCTCACCTTCGTTCATTGTCAGGAACAACTCTGTGATTGATCACAACTGCAAACTACATGAAATAAGTTAGAAATTAAAAGCAAATGTTCAGAAGTTTAGCTTCTGCCCATTTAACATTTATCAGATTTTTATTTGTAACAGACTTTCTTCCTAAATCTTATTGACATCCAGTGAGCCAGGAACGATTGGCCTCTTAAACTCGGGATTAATTCAGCAGCTGGGAAGTTGATATGAATTGACGAGTAGCTTTATGTGACAGGACTGAAATGGTGAAAACTTTTTCGGCAAAATGTTATTTTGAGCATTTATTGATAaaaagttgtaactgttaacatcagttaatgcacaatgtacgaacatgaacaattgtattggcattaactaacatgaacaaagatACATAAATGCTAAAAACTATATTTCTCACTGAAGTTCATGcttttactaatgttaacaaatacaaagttattgtaaagtgttaccagtttgtcttttaaaagaaactaccatttaaactttttaactTCCCTTTAAAGTCCcaatgaaatcaaaactgacaatttttattttttatgtaatattgcagtgtttattataaacaattgATCGCTGTTAGtcttttttattcatgtgccctcataaacttcaatcaaaatctgaaaatgtacttGTGCCAATCCCTTGTGCCGATCATTCTCTGATGAAGTCAGCTAGACGGCTTGGGGCAGGAGCATccgttaactccgccccctccaACTGTTAATGTGCATTCACACCGCCACTGTTGAGAGCATCAAAGAAAACTATGGCTTCCCTGCCAACGACGTTATAGAAAAAGTGTAGTGGATGCTTTGTACTCAAATGCATTCTCTGGAATCCTCTCAAGCGGACCGTTTTCACCTTCTGTTTGGTTGACCTCGACCATTTTCGCCTTCCGTTTGGTTGATCCCGAACGTTTCCGCCTTCCTGTTGGTTGATGCTGACTGTTTCCACTTTCCGATTGGTTGAAGCCATCTGTCTCCGCCCTTCCGATTGGTTGACGCCGACCGTTTTGCCCTTCCGATTGGTTGACGATGACCGTTTCCACCTTCCATTGGTTGACGCCGACCGTTTCCACCTTTGATTGCTTGACACCTAACGTTtgcgccttccgattggttgatGCCGACCGTTTTCACCTTCCGTTTGGTTGACCCCGACCCTTTTCGCCTTCCGTTTGGTTGACCCCGAACGTTTCCTTGGAGAGCATCAAAGAAAACTCTGGCTTCCCTGCCAACGACATTATAGAAAAAGTGTAGTGGACGCTTTGTACTCggtttgtttgtgtgtatgcattctctggaatcctctcaagcggaggtttccgccttccgattggttgacGCCGAACGTTTCCACCTTTTGATTGGTTGACGCCGAACGTTTCCACCTTTTGATTGGTTGACGACGAACGTTTCCACCTCTTGATTGGTTGACATCTAACGTTTAcgccttctgattggttgacGCAGAACGTTTCCGCCTTCCAATAGGTTGACGGCGAACGTTTctgccttccgattggttgacGGTGAACGTTTCCGCCTTCCGTTTGGTTTCTGCCGGgcgtttccgccttccgattgg from Paramisgurnus dabryanus chromosome 8, PD_genome_1.1, whole genome shotgun sequence includes:
- the slc36a4 gene encoding neutral amino acid uniporter 4, translating into MTSPEQLDMELMTPLMEEAGSEEEDADDDHKQKSQGITFTQTLLHLLKGNIGTGLLGLPLAVKNAGIVLGPVSLVLMGVVCVHCMHILVTCSHQLSERFKRPPLGYSDTVAVAMETSSSQCLRKGAHFGRQLVNFFLVLTQLGFCSVYFVFLAENIKQVMEGAISNTSMETVMLYSNSSELGAISSDPPSVAVVIGLDLRLYMVFLLPFIIVLTFIRDLRNMAALSAIANLCMAVSIFLIFTYILYDLTDPRQLPYASTWRKYPFFFGTAIFAFEGIGVVLPLENQMKDSKRFPQALNIGMAVMIVLYVTLATMGYLRFGDEIKGSITLNLPHGSWSNQLVKILYSFGVFVSYAVQFFVPAEILIPPVCERVRKTWRRAVDLSLRVLLVCLTCVTAVLIPRLDLVISLVGAVSSSALALVFPPLVELIAFPSQPPPPFLLLKDLSIAALGFIGFLTGTYVTVEELIYPDDQGQAHLRDDGNWTTPTLLP